One Acidobacteriota bacterium genomic window, CCGCGCGTCGTTTCGTGCGTGCCGGTGCCAAAGGCCATGCCGGGATCAATTTGAATGAGCAAGCGTGCGGTCGCGTCCACCTGTGCGCGTTTCCACGACGGCGTGACCAGTAGCCGCGCGCCGATCTCCATCGGCTCGTAACCTTTTTTCCACTCGGCCAGCCAATCCTGATCCGCAACGGTCAGGGCTTCGAGTTTTTGTAAGGCAGTGGCGGGCAGGCCGATGAACCCCAACGCACGTTCAATCTCAGTTCGTAACTTTGCTGCATCGGGCGCAGCGTCGAAATAGGCGCGCAATGACAGGCGGTCAGGCGTGTCTTCCGAAACTTCGATGCCAGTCGTGCCTGCGTTCCAAAGCTGCGGTGTGACAGCCTGTTCGGCGGCTTTGGCGATTTCCAGTTCTAGTGCATGCCAGATTTTCATTTGAGATTTGCTACGGTTGCCGGCGGGCTTTAGCGAAAGAGGTTTCGCCGCGGATGTACGCAGACCAACGCAGATGAATAACAGGTTTTATCCGCGTATTTCTGCGCTCATCTGCGGCTTGCTCTTCACTACCCCAGTTTGGTTTCTTCGATGCCGAGTTCATCCAGCAAATGCGGATCGTTGCGCCATTGTTCTTGCACGCGCACAAACAGGAAGAGGCGCACCGGACGGTTGAGCAGTTTGCGGATGTCGCGGCGCGCGCGCGTGCCGATGGTTTTGAGCATGTGGCCCTGCTTGCCGATCAGGATCGGTTTTTGCGAGTCGCGCTCGACATAGATCACGCAATTGATTTCCGTCACGTCTTCTGTTTCTTCCCACAGTTCGGTGCGCACCGCGGTGACATAAGGGATTTCGTCGCCCGTGATTTCCAGAATCTTTTCGCGCACGATTTCGGCGGCGAGCGTGCGTTCCATCTCGTCGGTGAACAGTTCCGGTTCATAGAGCGGCGGCCCCGTGGGCAAATGTTCGAGCAGCTTGCTGACCAGCACATCCTGATTGGCGCCCGTGCGCGCCGAGAGCGGCAGGATTTCAGCAAATTCGTATTCGTGCCGGTAATCTTCGATCAGCGGCAGCAGCGCTTTTTTGTCTTTGACCAAATCAATTTTGTTGAGCAGCAAAAAGGTTGGCTTCTTGGCCTCTTTGACCAAATCCAGCGTAAAACGTTCGCCCTGGCCGAAGCGTTGGGTGACATCGCGCATCAGCAATACGACATCCACTTGCAGCAGCGCGTCGGAGACGAAGCCCATCATGCGGCGGTTGAGCGCGTAACCTGGTTTGTGCACGCCGGGGGTGTCTACGAAAACGATCTGGCCTTCCGGGCGATTGACGATGCCGCGAATGCGCGTGCGCGTGGTTTGCGGTTTGTTTGAAACGGCGGCAATGTGTTCGCCGATCAGGGCGTTGAGCAAGGTGGACTTGCCCGCGTTCGGGCGACCGATCAGCGCGGCAAAACCGGCTTTGAAATTAGCGTATTTCGGATCAGGGATTGGGGCTTCTGCTTTCGGCGGGAGGTAGATGACGGAATCATCCGATTGCGGATTGTGGATTGCGGATTCAACCGATTGCGGATTGGGGATTGCGGATTGCGGATTTAACTCTGGTTCCGCGTTCTGGGTTTCAGAGGGCTGTTCATCATCAAGATCAAGCTTTGGTTGTTCATTCATTGGGTAGTCTCAAAATCCGCAATCCGCAATCAAATTAGGCAAAAGGGTTTTCATCGGCGCTCGGCCCGTAAATCGAAGGCAGCGGCACATCGAGGGCGCGCAGGTAAGTCGAGAGTTGGCCGCGATGGTGGTACCAGTGGTTGAGCATGATCGAGCGCACGATGCCGATGCGCGGCGCGGCCAGCACGGTCTTGCCGCCATTCGTCACCGAAAAAGTCGCCAGCATGCGGGCGTCGTCCCACTGGCCGAGCAGTTCTTTGGCCTGGGCCACGCTGCCATCGAGCAAGGGCAGCAACTCCGCCGCCGCACCGACCGCTGGCGGGTTGCCAAAGTCGGGGACTTCAAACGTATCCAGGTTTAGAAACGAGGCGATGCCGCCGGGGATCGTGGCGACGTGGTAGGCCAATTGACCAAGCGTCATGGCCTTTGGCCCCGGACAATAATCGAGTTTGTCCGTGGGGACGCGCTCCAGCACCCGTTTGGTGGTGGCAGCTTCCTGTTCGAGTTCCGGCAAAATTGAATCAGCGATGCTCATGAGACTTTGCTCCTTTGGATAGCGTTTAAGGTTGATGGTTGGTGGTGAAAATCAGTTGTCGTTGCCCTTGCCCTTTTTGCCCTTCTTGGACGGTTCGGGCGTCGGTTCGGGCGTCGGCGCGCGCACGATTTTGGGCCGCGACTCAACGCGCGTGGGTTCAGGCGGCAAGGGTCTGGGCGTCGGTTCGGGTTTGTTCACGACCGGCGCGGGTGGGGACGCGGGCGCATTGTCGCGCGTTGCGCCACCCGACCGGCCGCCCAGCGGGTCGAGATTGGGTAAGTCGCTTGAGCCGGGCAGCAGGTCGCCTTTGGCGCTCGCCAATTTAGAGCGTTCGTTGGCGTGTTCGCGCGCGCGCGTTAACTGCAACTGGCGCAAATCATCCGGGAGTGGGGGCGCTTTCGGAAACTTTTCTTTCGGCTTGTCCTGCATGAACGGCTTCATGAATTCATTCCAGAACGGCAGCGCCGCCGAAGCGCCCGATTCGCCTTTGCCCAGCGTTTGTTTCGAGTCGCTGTAGCCGATCCACACGCCGGTCGTGTATTTGGCCGTGTAGCCGATAAACCAGGCGTCGCTGAATTCGTTGACCGTCCCGGTCTTGCCCGCGACTTCGTGACCAGCGGCGTTGGCCCCGCGCGCGGTGCCTTCCAGCACCACGCCGCGCATCAGGTCAACCATCTGCGAGGCGACGTATTCGCTCAGCACTTTGTAGGATTTCGGCTTGGCTTCTTCGATGACGTTGCCGTCACGATCCACGACCTTGCGAATCCAGACCGGTTCGACGCGCACGCCCGCGTTGGGGAATACCGAATAGGCCGAAACCATCGGCAGCAGCGGCTCTTCGGTCGCGCCCAGCGCCGAGGGCAGGAAAGGCGCCATCGGATTGGGCAGCCCCATGCGCTTGACCATGTTCACGCCGTTGTTGATGCCGATTTCATCCAGCACGCGCACCGCCGGAATGTTGCGCGAGAGGGCAAAGGCTTTGCGAATCGGCATCGCGCCCATGAATTGATCGTCGTAATTGTGCGGCTGCCAGTTGCCGCGTTTGAAAGGCGCATCGTCCACGACATCATCGGGGCGTAAACCCCATTCGAGCGCGGCGGCATAGATGAAGGGTTTGAAGGCCGACCCGGTTTGGCGATTGGCCTGGGTGGCGTGATTGAACTTGGTCGTCGAGAAATCATAGCCGCCCACCAGCGCCTTGATCTCGCCGGTTTTGGATTCGATAGAGACGAGCGCCGTTTGCACTTCGGGTTCGGGTTCCAGCTTGACCTTGAGCGTCTTCTTGGCTTCGTCTACGGCTTCGACGCGGAATTGCGCGAGGTCGCCGCGTTTGAAAAGTTTGCCGGGCGCTTTGTTGACAGCACCCGTTTCCGCTGCCGAGACCAGCGCCGAAAACGAGCCGAACGAAACCAGCGCCGCGCGCTCATTCACCTCTTTGACCACGCCGGTGAGGATCTCTTCGACTTTGGGCGCGACAGCAGACCAGGTGTAATGCTGATAATTTTCGAGCGTCGTGGCGTCGTCGCGGTCGAGGATGTTTTCGAACTCGATGCTTTTCCAGCCGTGGCGCTTTTGATAATTGCGCGCGCCTTTGCGCACGGCTTCGACGGCTAGTTTTTGGGCTTCGGCATCGAGCGTCGTGTAAACGCTCAAGCCCGCCTTGTAAACATCCATCGCATCCTGTGAATTGCGTTCCAGCACGCGTTGCAATTCCTGCCGGACTTCTTCGATGAAGTAGGCGTAGGGCGATTTGTCGTTCTTGTTGCGGACTTCGTTGGGATTGGTGCCTAGCGGTTTGGCCTTGGCAATATCGGCCTCGGCTTGCGAGACGAAACCGGCTTCGGCCATTGCTTGTAAGACTAGATTGCGCCGGTCTTTGGCGGCCTTGGGGCGCAGGATCGGCGAATACTGCTGCGGCGCTTTGGGCAACGACGCGAGCAACGCGTACTGTTCCAGGCTCAAGTCCTTGAGCGATTTGCTGAAATAATAATTCGCGGCGGCCTCAAACCCATACGCGCCGCCGCCTAGGAAGATTTGATTGCAATAAAGCGAAAAGATCTGTTCTTTGGTGTAAACGCGCTCGATCTGCAAGGCGTAAATGGCTTCTTTGAATTTGCGCACCCACGAACGTTCCTTGCTCAGAAATAATTCGCGCGCTAATTGCTGGGTCAAGGTCGAAGTCCCTTTGGCGCGCGTGCCGCGCGTCAGGCTTTGTACGACCGCACCCGCCAACCGATAGGGATCGAGACCGAAATGATCGAAGAAGCGCGTGTCTTCGATGGCCATAATGGCCTCGCGCATGCGCGCGGGAATTTGCTCATAACTCAGCGGAATGCGACGTTCCAGCGCCAGTTCGCCGATCACTGTCTTGCCGTCATCGGCAAACACTTTGGTGATTTCCGCCGGACGATAGTCGGCCAGCGCGTCCACTTCAGCGGCATAGCTGGTGAAATTGAGTTGATAGGCCACCACCAAACCCGTCAATCCGCCCGCTACCATCGCCAGCACGGCCAGCGCGCCGAGCTTTGAGCGGCGGAAGAATTCTTCCAACCCATCGGTCAATTCGTTCAATTTATCCATAGTGCTTAGCTGTAAACGACCACGCAAACCTGCGCCCGAATTTTTCTCAGGTTCTTGCGCAGAATTTTTTCCGGATTCTTTCGGAGTAGTCTAAAAATAATTGCCCGTCATTGTGGCCTAGATTATACCAGTCGTACCAAGCGCGCGAAAGGCGGCGCTGAGTGCCGGGCGCATGGGCGAGACGTGCCGCCAGGGAATGCTCTGGTGGCAGACAGCGAGAACCGAACTTCACGAAACTAGATGGGAGAGCAAAGCATGAAAAAGAATAAGTCGCGTGTGTGGGTTGGCGTGGTGGTCTGGTTGTGTTTGAGCCTGTGCGTGCAGGCGCAAAACGCCAAAGCCGCTGCCGCCATCCGCAAAGTGCTGGACGAGCAGGTCGCCGCCTGGAACGCGGGCAACCTGGAAGCCTTCATGGTCGGATATTGGAAATCGCCCGACCTCACTTTCGTTTCTGGCGGGCGCAAATTAAATGGCTGGGACGCCACGCTCGAACGCTATCGCAAAACCTATCAGGCCGAAGGCAAAGAGATGGGCAAGCTGGCCTTTCTCGATCTGGATGTGCAGCAACTCGGCCCCGCCGCCGCTTTTGTGCGCGGGCAGTTTCAATTGAAGCTGTCAGACGGCAAGGAACTCAGCGGGCGCTTCACATTGGTCTTTCGCAAATTCAAAGACGGCTGGAAGATCATCCACGATCACACCTCGTCGAATTAAGCGAGACCTGGGAATGCCTGTCTCGCCCAGCACTTCCGCCGCCGTTTTGCGTCCACGCCAAGTCGCCTATAATCCGCCGCGCCCGCACCGCCAGCAGTCGCGCGTGCCGTTCCCGGCAACCGCCGCCATGCGGAGAATTGCCCCATCAAATGAAACAAGGAGTTTGTTGATGCTGACGCAATGGATCACACAGCTATCTGATTTTCTCTTCCGCTTTCTGTTCCGCTTCCGGTTCCGCTACGACATTTTTATCTCGTATGCGCGCCGCGATGGCAGTGAGTACGCAAT contains:
- the era gene encoding GTPase Era; its protein translation is MNEQPKLDLDDEQPSETQNAEPELNPQSAIPNPQSVESAIHNPQSDDSVIYLPPKAEAPIPDPKYANFKAGFAALIGRPNAGKSTLLNALIGEHIAAVSNKPQTTRTRIRGIVNRPEGQIVFVDTPGVHKPGYALNRRMMGFVSDALLQVDVVLLMRDVTQRFGQGERFTLDLVKEAKKPTFLLLNKIDLVKDKKALLPLIEDYRHEYEFAEILPLSARTGANQDVLVSKLLEHLPTGPPLYEPELFTDEMERTLAAEIVREKILEITGDEIPYVTAVRTELWEETEDVTEINCVIYVERDSQKPILIGKQGHMLKTIGTRARRDIRKLLNRPVRLFLFVRVQEQWRNDPHLLDELGIEETKLG
- a CDS encoding DinB family protein yields the protein MSIADSILPELEQEAATTKRVLERVPTDKLDYCPGPKAMTLGQLAYHVATIPGGIASFLNLDTFEVPDFGNPPAVGAAAELLPLLDGSVAQAKELLGQWDDARMLATFSVTNGGKTVLAAPRIGIVRSIMLNHWYHHRGQLSTYLRALDVPLPSIYGPSADENPFA
- a CDS encoding PBP1A family penicillin-binding protein, which produces MDKLNELTDGLEEFFRRSKLGALAVLAMVAGGLTGLVVAYQLNFTSYAAEVDALADYRPAEITKVFADDGKTVIGELALERRIPLSYEQIPARMREAIMAIEDTRFFDHFGLDPYRLAGAVVQSLTRGTRAKGTSTLTQQLARELFLSKERSWVRKFKEAIYALQIERVYTKEQIFSLYCNQIFLGGGAYGFEAAANYYFSKSLKDLSLEQYALLASLPKAPQQYSPILRPKAAKDRRNLVLQAMAEAGFVSQAEADIAKAKPLGTNPNEVRNKNDKSPYAYFIEEVRQELQRVLERNSQDAMDVYKAGLSVYTTLDAEAQKLAVEAVRKGARNYQKRHGWKSIEFENILDRDDATTLENYQHYTWSAVAPKVEEILTGVVKEVNERAALVSFGSFSALVSAAETGAVNKAPGKLFKRGDLAQFRVEAVDEAKKTLKVKLEPEPEVQTALVSIESKTGEIKALVGGYDFSTTKFNHATQANRQTGSAFKPFIYAAALEWGLRPDDVVDDAPFKRGNWQPHNYDDQFMGAMPIRKAFALSRNIPAVRVLDEIGINNGVNMVKRMGLPNPMAPFLPSALGATEEPLLPMVSAYSVFPNAGVRVEPVWIRKVVDRDGNVIEEAKPKSYKVLSEYVASQMVDLMRGVVLEGTARGANAAGHEVAGKTGTVNEFSDAWFIGYTAKYTTGVWIGYSDSKQTLGKGESGASAALPFWNEFMKPFMQDKPKEKFPKAPPLPDDLRQLQLTRAREHANERSKLASAKGDLLPGSSDLPNLDPLGGRSGGATRDNAPASPPAPVVNKPEPTPRPLPPEPTRVESRPKIVRAPTPEPTPEPSKKGKKGKGNDN
- a CDS encoding SgcJ/EcaC family oxidoreductase; translated protein: MKKNKSRVWVGVVVWLCLSLCVQAQNAKAAAAIRKVLDEQVAAWNAGNLEAFMVGYWKSPDLTFVSGGRKLNGWDATLERYRKTYQAEGKEMGKLAFLDLDVQQLGPAAAFVRGQFQLKLSDGKELSGRFTLVFRKFKDGWKIIHDHTSSN